A genomic stretch from Astatotilapia calliptera chromosome 4, fAstCal1.2, whole genome shotgun sequence includes:
- the LOC113021517 gene encoding apolipoprotein L3-like — protein MDTNFRMVFLFQEKSCSDFIKEVQNRQPRMLKFLEDLEQCAVQLDRMNKGAKISSITGSSVGAVGGVLSIVGLALSPVTAGASLGLLIGGTVMGILSGTNSAVTTFTEIGVNHQQRNKANDALQKFRKDVQSIQDCLGEVINQSTADKEVGFYKDMCFGFEKVGSVGLSIRSLVKDASDVKLIKSKNLIAGSGKMVAQESKALSNAPKMASEIQEMSQASFKGSLALSKTARAGAIALNALFLGMDIYSICKDSISLAKANKTEISQFIRARASLWSSEMNSWENIYNSLNEGLKTEDKKKAFLEIPFYTAMK, from the coding sequence ATGGACACAAACTTCCGGATGGTGTTTTTATTCCAGGAAAAGTCCTGTTCTGACTTCATCAAAGAGGTCCAAAACCGACAGCCGAGGATGCTGAAGTTTCTAGAAGACCTGGAGCAGTGTGCTGTTCAGTTAGATAGAATGAATAAGGGAGCAAAAATCTCTAGCATAACAGGCAGCTCAGTGGGAGCAGTTGGAGGTGTGCTGTCCATTGTTGGTTTGGCGTTAAGTCCTGTAACAGCAGGCGCATCTCTGGGTCTGTTAATAGGTGGGACAGTAATGGGAATCTTGAGTGGAACCAACAGTGCTGTGACCACATTCACAGAGATTGGAGTTAATCACCAGCAGAGAAACAAAGCCAATGATGCACTCCAAAAGTTCAGGAAAGATGTGCAAAGTATTCAGGATTGTCTGGGAGAggtaatcaatcaatcaactgCTGACAAAGAAGTGGGTTTTTATAAAGATATGTGCTTTGGCTTTGAAAAAGTTGGGTCAGTTGGACTGAGCATTCGATCACTGGTTAAAGATGCTTCAGATGTTAAATTGATAAAATCTAAAAACCTGATTGCAGGTTCTGGCAAGATGGTGGCCCAGGAAAGTAAAGCATTAAGTAATGCACCCAAGATGGCTTCGGAAATCCAGGAAATGAGTCAGGCATCATTCAAAGGGTCCCTTGCTCTCTCTAAGACAGCCAGAGCTGGTGCAATTGCACTAAATGCTTTATTTCTTGGGATGGACATCTACTCCATCTGTAAAGACAGCATCAGTCTGGCTAAAGCCAACAAAACTGAAATCTCACAATTCATCAGAGCGAGAGCTTCACTTTGGAGCTCAGAGATGAACTCATGGGAAAACATCTATAACTCTCTGAATGAAGGTCTGAAgacagaagacaaaaagaaagcttTCCTAGAGATTCCATTTTATACAGCGATGAAGTGA
- the apol gene encoding uncharacterized protein apol — protein sequence MSEARKELQEALCRYTTDTLTYIHTVRAFCEMFSKWMLWRDTEVEMMRDIKDRLEALDLNVNHVTKSEEKGKAFVEYMKSKVTVNVDSKRVELENELTEVLNDTASGLESLSSFLDAVEKLAVTSLHVFTENQVLQLPEGISPEYVQAVILAARVICPLLLEFKRDDNVFFLPKLQNVEVLAYQLDRYIQTSKTICEKLDKSCFSDFGLKMAVETVVDLDVDLSEDDVQRMLDHVNQLDEIRMNEQFRMVFLFQEEPCHGFISEFDKRQPTMLQFLKELEETAVQLDKMNKGAKISSVAGSSVGAVGGVLSIVGLALIPFTAGVSLALTMTGVGLGITSGVNSVVTTATEVGVNATQRKKASEVFKNFMEDVQSLQSCLEEVTSQTIAKLDALDINIVVGVGKIAKNAGAIGKGIDALVDSASAVKMLQTEELLTSAGKVVAQEGQALRNAPRVASDIPDIGQAAAKGTLALSKSARAGLIAVNALFLGMDIFFICKDSISLAKGSETEVSQFIRARAALWSSEIDSWQKMHDSLNEGLPTSEKKKAVLEIPIYLEMEVKKQSEAERVEPSAE from the exons atgtcTGAGGCAAG AAAGGAGCTACAGGAGGCCTTGTGCCGCTACACCACAGACACCCTCACCTACATCCACACAGTGAGAGCATTCTGTGAGATGTTCTCTAAATGGATGCTCTGGAGAGACACCGAGGTAGAAATGATGAGGGATATCAAAGATAGACTTGAAGCACTTGACCTAAACGTCAACCATGTTACTAAATCAGAGGAAAAAGGTAAAGCCTTTGTGGAGTATATGAAGAGCAAGGTGACTGTGAATGTAGACAGCAAGCGTGTAGAGCTGGAGAATGAGCTGACTGAAGTGTTGAATGACACTGCAAGTGGCCTGGAGAGTCTCAGCAGCTTCCTGGATGCAGTGGAGAAGCTGGCAGTGACCTCGCTGCATGTGTTCACGGAGAACCAGGTGTTACAACTTCCAGAAGGGATCAGTCCTGAGTATGTTCAGGCTGTCATCTTGGCTGCACGAGTGATCTGTCCTCTGCTGCTGGAGTTTAAAAGAGACGACAACGTCTTCTTCCTTCCCAAACTCCAGAATGTGGAAGTGCTGGCATATCAGCTGGACAGATACATACAGACCTCCAAGACAATCTGTGAGAAGTTGGACAAAag CTGCTTCAGTGACTTTGGTCTGAAGATGGCTGTAGAAACTGTGGTTGATCTTGATGTGGATTTGTCTGAGGATGACGTACAGAGAATGCTTGATCACGTAAATCAGCTCGATGAGATCAG GATGAACGAGCAGTTCCGAATGGTGTTCTTGTTCCAGGAGGAACCGTGCCATGGGTTCATTAGTGAGTTCGACAAGCGACAGCCCACCATGCTGCAGTTTCTAAAGGAGCTGGAGGAGACAGCTGTTCAGTTAGACAAAATGAATAAGGGGGCAAAGATTTCCAGTGTGGCAGGCAGCTCCGTGGGGGCAGTTGGAGGTGTGCTGTCCATTGTTGGTTTGGCATTAATTCCTTTCACAGCAGGAGTTTCTCTAGCTTTGACAATGACTGGAGTCGGGCTGGGAATCACCAGTGGAGTCAACAGTGTTGTGACCACTGCAACAGAGGTTGGAGTAAATGCTACACAACGAAAGAAAGCCTCTGAAGTCTTCAAGAACTTTATGGAGGATGTACAGAGTCTCCAGAGTTGTCTGGAGGAGGTTACCAGTCAAACCATCGCCAAACTGGACGCACTTGACATAAATATAGTTGTGGGAGTTGGCAAGATTGCCAAAAACGCTGGTGCTATTGGAAAGGGTATTGATGCACTTGTTGATAGCGCTTCTGCTGTTAAGATGTTACAAACTGAAGAGCTGCTCACGAGTGCTGGGAAAGTTGTGGCTCAAGAAGGACAAGCCTTACGTAATGCACCCAGGGTTGCTTCAGATATCCCAGATATTGGTCAGGCAGCAGCCAAAGGGACCCTTGCACTCTCCAAGTCAGCAAGAGCAGGTCTCATTGCAGTTAATGCTCTCTTCCTCGGCATGGATATTTTCTTCATCTGTAAAGACAGCATCAGTCTGGCTAAAGGCAGCGAGACTGAAGTCTCACAATTTATCAGAGCCAGAGCTGCACTTTGGAGTTCAGAGATCGACTCATGGCAGAAGATGCATGACTCTCTGAATGAAGGTTTGCCaacatcagaaaaaaagaaggctgTTCTGGAGATTCCAATTTATCTGGAGATGGAGGTGAAGAAACAGAGTGAAGCAGAAAGGGTAGAACCATCTgctgaatga